ATGACACCCGCCAACCCTTTCTCCTTGATGTATTCCGCTTTCGCTTTGATTGAGCGCTCATTGTCATAACTGAGGAAATACTTGTCTTTGGTCAGATACGGAACCTTCGCATTCACGTCCCAGTTATATTTCCAGCCATCGGCTCCGCCAATTCCGTCGCTTCCGGTTTTTTGCAAAATCACGCTATATAGCGGAGTGGCGTCCCACAATCCCAACGCCCAGTTGTCGAAATCGCCGCAACTGGATATTGGTCCGTCCGGCTGCACGAAAACGTCTTTTTTGACCGTGCGGCCGTTGAGCGCCGCTGCATCTTCTGTGATGACGCCACGGCCATAAAACGCCACTCCCAGATTGATTCTCTCCGGCGCCACACCCTTGTCCAACAAAAAACGGGTCGTGCTATCCAGAGAGACAGGCGACGCTTCCTTTTCAGTCGGATCTGACACATTTTTACGCGAATCCGATACACACGAATACGATTTTGCGCCCGGATAATTGAACAGCGGCGAATTGTGCCCTGCTGTATCAGACCAGCCGCCGTTGATGTCGTAGGTCATGATATTGAAATAATCCATGCTTCTCTGTAGCCGGGCCCAGTCAAATCCTTCTAGATACGCGGGGGACGCGGACATGGCCGCGGTAATGAGCTTATCGGAACCAATGGCCTCGCGAACATCCTCCATCAGGGTTGCAAAATTCCCGTAGTCGGCCGGAGAATAGTTCTCGATATTCATGCCCTTGGCATTTGGATATTCCCAGTCGAAATCGATGCCATCAAATCCCATCTTGATCAGATTGATGCACTCATTGACAAGGGCTTTTCGCATGCCGGTATCCGCCGCCACTTCACAAAAATGTTTGGACATGCTCCACCCGCCCAGCGACGCCATAGCCTTGACACCTTCATCTTTGGCCTTTTGCAGCAAGCCGGGTTTCCCTTCCGCCACGGGAAGTAATAGTGGCCAAGGGCCTCTTTCTTCTTTGCCTGGAGTGACGTTTTTCCAACCTACGACAACGCCATTCACTTCGTCATTGCGATAGCCCTGGTTGTAGGCAGGAGTACCCGCGTTAATCCAGTGGATAGTCTCCAGTTCACCATACAAGATATACATATCAAAGCTGCTGTAAATATCCTTGTGGATGAGTGGCGCCGGTTCTTGCACTGTTCCTGCTTGCCAAATGTCCGTATTACGATAATCGCCACTATGCAAGGTGCCGTCACGCGCCAGGCCAAAAAAAGAAAAATTGAGAATAGTGTACTTACTGAAATCCACGTTCAATTGGTTATAACCGCCCTTGGGCACCAGGCCTGGGACATCTTTCCAGGCGTCATACTGGGTTAGATAACCAATGACTTGTTTGTCATGTCGCTTTTTTGTTGCGGACGGTTTGAGCGTAGACATTAATTCTCCTGTATAGAAATAAAATGGCTGTTTCCCACCATGACAAAAAACATCACATGCGGGTGTCTGAATATAGTATTTCTGTGAATGAGAAAATACCTGTCAATGTTAATAGGTAGAGTTCCACCTCATCCCCCATATGGCATTTTTACTCCACACTCACTGCGGAGACACTTGTCGCGGTTGGCGTTCATATCTCCAGCGCGTAGTCAACTTAGTTGGATCGTTACCCATTTCTAAATCCATCGATGTAAGTTAGATCATCGCGCTTATGCAATATATATTTTCTGCTGTACGGTGCGATATTGATGTCACCATCGATCGCCACCACTTCATAGGCGATCTTCACATCGGCATGCAGCAGCATGTACAACACATCCTTGGTCTTCGCTGTAAAGTGCGCGGGATTCTCCTCCGGCCTCAATGCTTCGATCAACGCAACAATTTGCGGCTCGGTGTTGTCCAGCGCGTCGCCGCGATCGACAACCGTCGATGGCTGGAAATTTTCTACGATCAGCAGTTTGGCGTCACCCAACAGCTCCCATCCGACATCCGACTCATCCGACGAATCCAACACACCGAGGCCGCCCAGTATTGGCATGCCGCCCATACCGCCGTCAGCCTGGCGCAATACCCGCTGCCGGAAAGCGTGACACGGAATGCCATTCGGATGGCGCAACGTGACACTACGCGCCGCCTTGTTGATTTGTGTTGGTACGGAATGCAGCATCATTAACCCTTTAGTTTCATCGTGATGACATCAAAGTCGGCCTGAGAGATCTGGCCGGCATTCTTGAGCTTTTGCAGTGTCTTTTGCGCTTCAATGACCGCCATGCCCGCTGCCTTATCCGCCCTCTTGGCCACAGCCAGCACAGCGCTTTTAAGGCTCACGGTCGATTTGTTCGGCTGTTTGACGTTGATAGCGCGATTTTTACGTGCTTGTGCTGCTGCGATTTCGCGTGCCTTGGTCTGCGCAATCACCGCGGACTGTTTGATAGCACCCTTTTGCCCGCGCTCGACCATATCCGATCACGACGCCGAGGTCGTTGCTACATCGACGTTCAGCGCAGGGATTAGGGAAAATTTCTGCGTGATGAAGTCCATGAACACAATGGCGCGCTTCGGCATGAGACGGTTTGCCACGTACAGGATCTGGATAGGCACAGGCGGCGCAGCATACTCGCCTAGCAGCAACCGCAAGCTGCCGTCTTTTAATCCCGCTTCGAATAACCATTGTGGACCATGTCCGATGCCAAGGCCGGCGGTCACCGCTTCACGCACAGCTTCAGGTGAATTGACGCGAAACCTGCCTGAGACCGGAACCTCGGCATTCCTGAAGCGCCAAGTGCTACCTGATGACAGCAGTGTAAAGATGACGCAGTGATGGTCGCGCAGGTCATCCGGATCTCGCGGAATGCCGTGCTTGGCGAGATAGCCATTGCTGGCGACGCATACTCGCTCGAACAATCCGATGCGCCGCGCACGTAACGCGCTGTCTTCGAGATGACCAATGCGGATTGCCAGCTCGACCCCCTCATCGACCAGGTTGACGTAGCGATCACTGATCTGGAGGTCGAGCTCGAGTCTGGGATAGCGCTCAAGGAACGCTGGCACATGCGGCAACACAAAAGCATGAGTCAAGGTAGTCGGACATGCGACACGCAAGAGGCCTGACGGCTCTACATTGTCCCGGACAGAAGATTCCGACTCTGTGACAGCATCAAGTATGCGCCGGACCTCCGCATAGTAGCGTTCGCCTTCCGGTGTGAGAACAAGCTTGCGCGTGGACCGATGCAGAAGCCGGGTCTGCAAATGATCTTCCAGCGCCGCCACATACCGGCTCACGTTGGGCTGACTCAGTCCCAGATCGCGCCCCGCTGCAGACAAACTGCCCGTCTCAACCGCACGGACAAAGCAAGTCATCAGTAGAAAGCGATCCATTCTGTTCTCTATTCATGCAATAGGAGCATGAATTATATACAAATATACATACTTATCGATTCTGTTGCATAGGTTCATTATTCAGGTCCGGTATACGACGACTCCCGCTGTCGTTGCCTCCACCTACCCAGGAAAATTTCCATGTCTCGCTTACAAGGCAAACGTACTCTCATCACCGGCGGTACTAGCGGTATCGGCCTCGAAACCGCCAAGCAATTCCTGATTGAAGGAGCCCGCGTCGTAGTGACCGGCGTCAATCCCGATTCCATTGAGAAGGCAAAGGCTGAACTCGGTTCCGAAGTGCTCGTGTTGCGTGCTGACTCGGCCAGCGTGGCCGCGCAGAAAGGATTGGCGCAAGCTGTGAAAGATCACTACGGCCAGCTCGACGTCGCTTTCCTCAACGCTGGCGTTTCCGTTTGGGTGCCGATCGAGGAATGGACGGAGGAGATGTTTAATCGTTCCTTCGATATCAACGTCAAGGGGCCATACTTCCTGATCCAGGCGTTGCTGCCAGTGTTTGCTAACCCGGCTTCAGTGGTGCTTAACACGTCCATCAACGCGCACGTCGGTGTCGCGCGTTCGTCGGTCTATGCCGCGACCAAGGCCGCGTTCCTGAATATGTCGAAGACACTGTCGAGCGAATTGCTCGGACGCGGCGTCCGCGTCAATGCGGTCAGCCCTGGTCCAGTCGAAACCCCGCTGTACGACAAGCTCGGCATCCCCGCCGCCTATCGCGAGCAGGTCAACAAGGAAATTGCCGCAACCATTCCGTTCGGACGCTTTGGAACGCCGGAAGAAATAGCCAAGGCAGTACTGTACTTCGCTTCCGATGAGTCCAAGTGGACAGTCGGCTCTGAAATCATCATCGATGGCGGTCGCACGCTCAACGGGTGAAAGAAGAATAACCGTTTAGGGATGGCTTCTGTAGCTTGCCGGTGAAAATTGACGGACTGGGGGTGCGGCGTAAAACTTGGACTGGTTTATGTCGTAAATCCGAGGCTTTCTCGATATTCGAGGGGACTGCGTGAGCCAAGGGATATCTTGATGCGTTTTTCGTTATACCAGCGAATGTAAGAATCAACTACCTGAATGAATTGCTCAACGGTTGTAGCCTGCCAGTCCCGAGGGTAGAACAACTCCGTCTTCAGCCGCCCGAAGAAGCCCTCACAGGCGGCATTGTCGGGTGAGCATCCTTTGTGCGACATCGAACGAATCAGCTTTGCGTTGTGTATCCTTGAGAGCCACCCAGGCCAGCGATAGTGGGCGCCACGATCAGAGTGAACGACAGGCCGACCTCCGCCATTGGCTACCGTCTCGATGGCTGCATCCAACATCGTGTTCACTAGATCGGCATCTGGACGCGTGCCGATGGACCAACTGATAACCAGGCCATCGAAGCAATCGATCATGGGCGATAAATACACCTTCCCAGCCGGGATCTGGAACTCCGTGATGTCGGTAAGCCATTTTTCATTCGGGGTGGCAGCCTGGAAGTCCCGGTTGATGAGATTCTCTGGCGCTGGGCTGATTTCGCCCAAATAGGATCCATACCGACGCCTTCTGTTAGCGGTGACGACCAAACGTTCCTGCTTCATCAAACGTTGTACGACTTTCTCCGAGATAAACACCTGGCGCCTGCCAAGTGCCGCACGCATCCGCCGATAACCGTAGCAACGGTGATTGCACTCGAAGACTTCGGTGATGGCAAGACGCGCATCAGCATATTTGTCAGCGCCCCGGAGTTGGACCCGATGATAAAAATAGGAACTGCGGGCAAGATCAAGTTCGACAAAGAGTTCTGACAGCGAATAGGTTTGCTTCAAGGCGTCAACCAGCAGCGTCTTCTCCCGGTTGCTCAGGATCTGCAGATCGACGCCCAGGCCTTTTTTTAACAGTTCATTGGCCTTCTTCAATAGGTCATGTTCAAGCTGTAATCGCCGGATGTCTCGTTGAAGCGATTCGACTTGCCGTTGCAGTTCTGTCTGCTCAGGAACTGGCTTTGAATCGTTCTGGCGTTTCATGGATGGGGGTGCCTCGCGACCGAGTAATTGATTCTTCCAGTTATACAACGTCGGCCTGCACACTGCTAGTTTTTGAGCAATTGTTTGTGCACTTGTCTTCCTGGTGCATAGATCAATGATTGCCGCATTCTTGAACTCAGGGGAGTGCTGCACGTTTGCAGCTCCGCCGACAACGCGATGGCGTACTTCGGGGTGCAGTTCATCAATCCACGCAGTGAGCGTTGCACGGCTGGGATATCCCAGTGCCTTCATAGTTGAAGCAATACAGCGATCGTGGTCTAGGTAATGTTGAACCGCCGCCTGTTTTTGTTCGTCAGAATACCTCTGCCTTGAGCGCACATAGCCTACCTGTAAATCGCGACTTTGTTCGTATTCTCGATACCAGCTCTTGAGCGCATTCTTTGTTGGATAGCCCAACTGCCGAATGGTCGGACCAGTGCGTTTCCCAAGCTTGATATAAAGCTTGACTGCTCGAATGCGGTCTTCGTATGAATACATGAACTACCTCCAAGTAGTCCAAGTTATTGTCCGCACCCCCACTGCTTCCAGCCTGAAGCAGTCGGCGAATCATTACTGGGCTATCGTCCGCTTTTGGCGACTGCGGCCTTTCAAATTGGGTGACTTTGTCAGAAATATTTGAGTTTTCTCGAAATCTATCTGAGGCTGCCCCTTGTTCCGCAAGAATTAGTCCGCAAGGCCTGGTAAGGTTTTGCAGGCATGCGCTGAATGGGGATTGCGGAATGAAAACTAGCTTCCCCCTGCGATGTCGAACATGGTGCGCAGTCATTGTCGCGGTTGCATGTCTTAGCTGATTCTGTGCCGCAGAAATGCCATCAATTTCCTCTTTGTCGGTCCCTGTTTTTACCCGTAAATCACAACTTTAAGCTAAAGCGCTCCACCACGAAATCAACGAAGCTGCGCAGCTTGGGCGACATACGGTGATCACGTAGGTAGATGAGGTTCAACGGCCGGATCGGCGGCGTGTATCCAGGGAGTAAGCGAACGAGATGGCCTTCCTCGATATCCTTTGACAGCATTATCTCAGGCAACATGACAATGCCCATGCCAGCGAGCGCAGCCTGGCGTAACCCTTGAGCGCTGTCGACCTGCATCCGGCCCGAAATCGGCACGCTGATTTCGCCCTCTGGACCGGTCATGCGCCAGGATGCCTGTGCCGATCGCCACTCGGACCGCGAGGAATAGGTATAGGCTAAACAATCGTGCTGCGCAAGATCCTCCGGTCGCCGCGGTTCGCCGCGTTTCGCCAGATAACTCGGTGCGGCGCAAATCATCAATCTATACGGTGCAAGCGGGCGGGCAATCAGGTCGGAACCCTGAAGGTTGCCAAGGCGGATCGCCGCCTCGAATCCGTCCTCAGCCAAATCCACGACAGTGTCGGTGATGACCACGTCGAGATCCACTTTGGGATAACGCGCCGTATAGTCGGCGAGCGCAGGTACCAATCGTTCCGTGCCGAAAGTCGCAGATGCTGTAACACGAAGCCGCCCTTTGGGACTGGTCTGCGTTTCGAGTGCGAGGGCATCGGCATCCCCAACGAGACCGAGGATCTCAATGCATCGTTCGTAATAGGCCTTGCCGAATTCGGTCAGATTTTGCCGCCGTGTGGTCCGATTGATGAGGCGTGTACCGAGATGATCCTCTAGCGCCTGCAAATGGTTGCCCACCATGGTTGGCGAAAGGTCGCATTCCGCTGCTGCCGCCGTCAGACTCCCCGTGTCAACGACACGGATGAAGATAGCCATAGCCTTGAAGATGTCCATTACCAATATTTCCTGGGTAGTCATCAAACAAAATGGCAGTTTATATAATTTTTCAGGGCAATACAATGAGATTGGAATTAGTCAGCGGTTTTCGTGACGACCGTTTTTCAACAAGAAAACAATCTCTGGGACTCTCTTCTCATGTCTTATCTGAAACCGAATCAATCAACATCGCCACGCCTGACTTTGATAGCCACCAGTCTAGGCTTAGTCCTTGTCACTCTCGACGTCACAGTCGTGAACGTTGCGCTGGAAAGGATCCAAGCGTCGCTCAGCACCAACGTGACCGGTTTGCAATGGATCATTAACGCCTACACGCTGGTCTTTGCGAGTCTGCTGTTAACGGCAGGTGCCATTGGTGACCGCTTCGGTGCCAAACGAATCTTCGTCATAGGTTTTGCGTTGTTTACCATTGCGTCACTGGCCTGCGGCATGGCGGGCACTATCAGTACCCTCATTGCCGGCCGCGTCGTCCAAGGAGTGGGTGCGGCACTTTGTGTACCAGCCTCGTTGGCGTTACTTAGCGCCAGCTTTCCGGAAGCGGCCTCTCGTGCCCGAGCCGTGAGCATATGGGCTGGCGTTGGCGGCTTGGCGCTTGCGGCCGGGCCAGTTGTTGGCGGCATCATGGTGGATCGCTTAGGTTGGCCGAGCATCTTCTTCCTCAACCTGCCACTTGGGCTCTTAGGCATCTGGTTGACTTTATCCTATGCGCCGTCGGGTTCAAAGACGCCCAACCGTGGATTGGACCTCGCTGGGCAAGTATTGGCGATTCTCGCGCTAGGTGGGCTCACCCTCGGCTTCGTCGAGGCCGGCTCACTCGGCTGGACGCATCCGCTAGTCCTGTCAGGTTTTACCTGTTTCCTGGTGGCCGGCGCGTTGTTCCTATTGGCCGAAGCCCATGGCGCGGATCCTATGCTGCCGCTGTCATTGTTCCGCTCGTCAGTGGTGAGCGCGTCCTGCGTCGTTGGACTCCTCACCAACTTCGCCTACTACGGGCTGATGTTTGTGCTTAGCCTATTCTTCCAGGCGACGAAGGGGTATTCACCGTTGATGACCGGACTAGCTTTTCTCCCGATGACGGCACTAGTAACCGTCGCCAATTTGATTTCTGGTCTGCTGACCGCGCGGTTCGGGCCGCGGCTACCCATGGTGATGGGGCAGGCGCTAGCCGCTTGCGGTTACCTAGCGCTGGCTGGCATCGACGGCAGAACCCCCTATAGCGTCATCGTCGGCCCTCTACTAGCGGCGGGCATCGGTGTGGCGCTGACGGTCCCCGCAATGACGGCCGCCGTTCTCGCCAACGCCGATAGGCAACGCACAGGTATTACCTCTGGAGCGTTAAACGCCTCGCGCCAGACGGGGGGCGTCATCGGCGTCGGGGTATTCGGATCGTTGGTCGCAGGAGGGGCGGAAAAACTCCTTGCGGGTATGCATGTCGCGCTAATCCTGGCAGGTCTCGCACTCGGCATTGGCGCCATCATCAGTTTTGTAAGCATCAAGGTACGATTGATTACGAAATCAAATTCACTCCCCGTTGAAATGATTACCAAGGGCGAAACCAATTGAAGGTTTGAGTTCGAATGCCTGTTCAGAGGGTATGCTGCGATGGTGCTGGCCGATGTGATTCGCGCAGCATCTAAAATATAAAAAAATAGGTGACCTCATGGTTCCGCAATTTCATATGAACCCGCGCCGACATTGCGTTCGCAGACTACGGGAGTTGCTAAATTGCGGAACTGAAAACTCAGTAAGTTATTGAAAGTATTGATTTTGTCGCTGGACTTGTAATCAGGGGGTGGCGGGTTCAAGTCCTGCAGCCAGCACCAATGTTTAAAAGGCCCATCGTTCGGTGGGCCTTTTCTTTTGCTCCGCAATCACGTTTTTTGCAGAACAAGTTCTAAAGTGCATGCGCACACGATGACGGCTTCCGATCCTTAGATGCCCGTGATAATTCCGAAAAGCAGACCTTCACGTTTGAGGGCACCCTATTACGCTGCCATCTTTTCGAACAATCATTGCCCGCAAACGAGACGCCCGTCTGCATTTCGAAATCCCTGATTACATCCTTTGAATACGATGGAGTTGCTTCGGTAGTCGCCTGCACCGCCTTCGGTCTTGCAACTCGCCTGCAGGCGGTTATCCATAATGAAGACTGCATGGCACGTCTTTAGGTAGCTGCCTGGAGGCAGCGGGCCTTCGCAAACCAAGCCCCCGTTCAGATTTGAAAGTCCAGTGTGATTTCTGGCGCACCTTCTCAGATCAATCTGCGTATTCTTATCTCCCCACCTCTCCGACGCGCATCGCGCTGACACAAAATTCCCAGACCGTTGGATGTTGTGACAGGTTTGCAGATATGACCCTCCAGGAGCTGGTTCCGCGTGGGCGGCTGCTGCGTGAAGAAAAATCAGGGCGACGATTCCTAGTTTGCGGATCATAACAATTCCTTCGTACGTGACTGTTCCCGAGAGCCTCGACAGAGGCCACGATTGCTTCCATTACGATCGCTTGAAGATGCCTCAGGAAGCTTGCTGTAGCTTAAATTTATCTGCATCGCACAAAGAGAGGTTGTTCCTGATTTCCAATGATTTTTACACAACATATAATGACGTATAACGGGCGCGTTTGTTGAACAACTTGGCGACGTCATTTTTTTTGGAGATCCGCATGCAGTTCCCCTGCCACTGAACTTCTACAAATTCATACGGTGTTTTGATGACCAATGCATTGGCACTGAAAATAGTGCACGCCGTGTGAACATGTGGTTGGTTAAGTGTAGCCATACGGCAACAATATACAAGTGGAATGTAATGGCCATCGGCAGCTTTTGCCGATAGCAGTCATTGATGATGGATGGCTTACGACCCTGTGCGGTCATACACGCCGAGGCAGTCGAACGTCCGATGTTTGGCCAAAGGTGACAACGGCCTTTTGATTGACCACGTCCGCTGTACTCACAAGACCGGTCGTTGGCTCGCATCTCACTCTCCAGTTCAGTTTAGCCCTTAACAGGTGCCTACAAAACCGGGGGAAGGACAGAGAGACCTGTGATTCCAGTATCGAAAGGGAATACCCAACCCCGATTGAAAATGGATTGAGGATCAACGGAGAGCTTTGCCGCCCCGAATCGGGCAAAGATATCGGGTGCGAAATACCGACGGTACAACGAAACACCTGACGCAAGTTCACTTTGAATATAGCGCTGAAAACCATGATCCAGTGCAAGCTGCATAAAATCTTGCTCAAACGCGTTTAGTTGTGCCAAACCAGCGGGAGTTTGATCTTGTTGGAAACCCCACGTCCCTACCGCAAAGAACGAAGAAGCATGAGGATAAATCAATGGGGCGACGACGAGATTGCGATGCCGGATCAGGTAACGGTATCGTTCGCGGTAGTGAAAAACTCCGCTGTGCTTTGTCTCTAACGTTGCAAGATGCGCAAGCGCGTCATCAAGGCGTTCTTGTGCAACAAACAAGGTAAACCAGTACAACCGTGTTCCAATCTCTTCGGGGGGAGCCGTCATTACACGTCTGGACGCGTCCTCGATGGCAGACATAGAAATGGATCTGCCTAATGGATAAGCGGGTGTTTTATCGACAGCATAGGGGACCAAGTCCAAGCGTGCCTCAACTATGATTCCGAGTTGTCCCATGGAACCAAATAGCCACGGGAAAAGCTCGTCCTGCCGCCTGATTCGTTTCAAGCCAGTGGTAGCGACGAGACTGATTTCGGCCACATTCTCCCAAAATCCGCCAAAATCTGCCGATCCCGGTCCAAACCCGCCAGCTGCCACAAATCCTCCGACCGAAGGTCCGGCATAGCCATCATTGACTACGGGTAACGTGAAATGCGTACCTTGGACAAGATCGCGGAGCGACCACAAGTCAATCCCTCCCCCCGCGGTCACTGTTCCCACCTCTTCATACCGGACCCAATTCAAGCAGGCCGTAGACACAGTCAGTTCGCCGGCTTGAGACAAACTCGATCCGTTAAGTGCATGCCCCATCCCGCGCACTCGCAGTGGGATACTCTCTTGAGCGGCAAGGTCTATGATTCCGAGAACCTCCTGGAGTGACCCAGGCGCAACCTGGCAAAACGGCGCGGTACCCCTCTTGATTCCTGAAAAATCGGTGAGCGGCTCGGTAACCACTTGGGGTGTATATTCAAAAAAAAGAGCACTGAGAGATTGTGGGCTGCGCTCCGCTGTGGGCAAGGTATCCTGCAAGGTATTTCCTTTCAAACCGCCCGCGGGTTAGTGTGCCGGAAAGGGATGGAAATAGACATTTACCTTGCGCTCCAACCCACGCACAGCTAATCCTACAAAGAGAATGGAACGTACATGTTCGTTGGAACAACTGCCCGCGACAATTTCACGAACCAGCGCATAAGGTTGGGAATCGAAGCTTAATTCATTCAGCAAGTTCAACACACGTTCATCCACCTCAGCATCGCTCCCAAAAAGGAGACCGGTATTGAGGTCCAATTTGAATCCTGTTGCAAGACCCTCCGGAGGAAACTCCACTGAAAAGTCTACTGCTTGTGCAGGATAACCCTCACCATTGCAGAACGCTCGATGTAGCGGCAACAGCTGCGACTCGGCTTGGTCGCATCCTACCGCTTGAGCGGCGAGCGCAGCAAAGCGGGCGTTACCATCCGTGGGACGAAAGTAGAGCTTGATCCGTCCGATCCCCTTAGGAACTAGATCAAGCGCGGAAAAAGCAGGTGCAATAGATCCCCCAAAGGTCATTTGTAATGTTCGTAAGCGCTTGACCGCGCCAGGCCGCCCTAGGAAATCAAGACAACGTTCGAAACGGTCATAGCGTTCTCCTACGTCTCCCACCTCACTATTCACATAGACCTTTATCCCAACCCCACCACTGGAATCCAATTCAACCGCGAGACAAAGACCCATTAACGAGGCATCCAGCGCAGATGCTTCGGGTAAAAGCTGCGCCAGAGCAGAATCCAGATGAGGAAGGGAATCCGTAAGTCCGAGCTGTACCGCCACATCTCCAAGTCTGGCTCGTGTGTGCTTTATCCGTTCTGAGATACGACTTCCAGGAACTCCACAATCAGTAAGGAAACGCAAGCTTGCGGTCTGCCTACCTAACGAAACCGACCATTGGAAGGGAAAACCGTCCCCATTTATCGCAGAGAATCGTCTTGGTTTTTTGAACGGCCCCTCAAGTCCTTCAGCAGAGAAAGTGTGGATCAGACCAAGCGCCGGTTGTCGCGGAATAGACTGCGCATCTAAAAGGGTCTCCGCCTGTTTGAATACGACTTGATATCCATTCGCAGATGGAATGGCGGGAGATGCAACTGCCTCCACCGCACCTTGTCCCATGGTTGCACGGCTCATTTAATTTCATAAAGAACGTAATCTGCATCTTTGTCCCCGTCGGGACCGTGGCTTGGATTAATAGCGCCCGGATCGCCCGTTTGCCCACCCTCTCTTCGCGCACCCGTTCCGCCGCGCTGACCGCCTAGTCCGCCCGGTCCGCCGGCACCTCCATTGCCGGGATCACCTCCCCGGCCACGACTGCCCAGAATCTGAAATTTGAGATCGCTCGCTTTGATGGGAGTATGGTATGCGATGATCAAGTGTCCGCCATTCCCACCTTTGCCGCCATCACCACCTCTGCCACCTGTGCCGCCTTTGCCACCTTTGCCGCCATCGGCATCGTCCTCGCAGTCACGTCCCGAACCACCCTGTCCACCATCCTGCCCCCTACCACCTACCGCGCCATCCGCGCCCTGTCCACCTTGACCACCAGGCAGAAGTACTGTTACACCATCAAGAAACTCACTGACAGCAATACTTAGGATATTGCCATTGTCACCCGAAAGACCAGGGATTCCATCCCCTCCTTGGGCTCCCTGACCGCCATCCGACCCACCGTCCGGTTTCGTATCTGGAATCGGGTTCCAAGCTCCTGTGCAAGTAGCGGGTCGTCCATCCTGTGAGGGGCCTGAAAAGTCGAACGGAGTAGGAGGCGCCGCCGGTTGCTTTGGTACATCCGGTGCTTTACCTAAAACTGCAGGATCTGCCATTTCAATTTCTCCTCGTGCTAATTTTTTAGTGATTTGACCTTACTCGTTGCACCGCTTGAGATTGTCACAGCAGCCGTAAGGTTTTCACCGATGTTAAAAGCGCTCGCGGTCCGGATGCCTGCGCAATCGATTCTGGCGT
The sequence above is a segment of the Collimonas sp. PA-H2 genome. Coding sequences within it:
- a CDS encoding CVNH domain-containing protein, with the protein product MIRKLGIVALIFLHAAAAHAEPAPGGSYLQTCHNIQRSGNFVSARCASERWGDKNTQIDLRRCARNHTGLSNLNGGLVCEGPLPPGSYLKTCHAVFIMDNRLQASCKTEGGAGDYRSNSIVFKGCNQGFRNADGRLVCGQ
- a CDS encoding FAD-binding oxidoreductase, which encodes MQDTLPTAERSPQSLSALFFEYTPQVVTEPLTDFSGIKRGTAPFCQVAPGSLQEVLGIIDLAAQESIPLRVRGMGHALNGSSLSQAGELTVSTACLNWVRYEEVGTVTAGGGIDLWSLRDLVQGTHFTLPVVNDGYAGPSVGGFVAAGGFGPGSADFGGFWENVAEISLVATTGLKRIRRQDELFPWLFGSMGQLGIIVEARLDLVPYAVDKTPAYPLGRSISMSAIEDASRRVMTAPPEEIGTRLYWFTLFVAQERLDDALAHLATLETKHSGVFHYRERYRYLIRHRNLVVAPLIYPHASSFFAVGTWGFQQDQTPAGLAQLNAFEQDFMQLALDHGFQRYIQSELASGVSLYRRYFAPDIFARFGAAKLSVDPQSIFNRGWVFPFDTGITGLSVLPPVL